One window of the Marinilactibacillus sp. Marseille-P9653 genome contains the following:
- the bet gene encoding phage recombination protein Bet, whose amino-acid sequence MVNELLEKPTVFEVNGEEVKLTGTMVKSFLTSGNGAVSDQELVMFINLCKYQKLNPFLKEAYLVKFGTKDAQIIVSKEAFMKRAESHPQYDGFQAGIIVERENGLVEIEGAIKLSNDKILGGWAKIYRKDRERPVSVKIAFQEFSKGQSTWNTMPLNMIRKTAIVNAMREAFPDNLGAMYTEEEAQQDGIKTAEPIDDVQKEIDDNANQQIIDFSDQTTSTDNQQTIRKSAEPVSEVIEEQGAMFENLEDVMPDF is encoded by the coding sequence ATGGTAAACGAACTATTAGAAAAACCAACAGTATTTGAAGTGAATGGTGAAGAAGTCAAGTTGACCGGAACTATGGTCAAAAGTTTTTTAACTAGTGGTAACGGAGCCGTATCCGATCAAGAGTTAGTAATGTTCATTAATCTCTGCAAATATCAAAAATTAAATCCATTTTTAAAAGAAGCTTATCTAGTTAAATTTGGAACTAAAGATGCTCAAATCATCGTATCAAAAGAAGCATTCATGAAACGCGCAGAATCTCATCCTCAATACGATGGATTCCAAGCTGGAATTATCGTTGAACGTGAAAATGGTCTCGTTGAAATAGAGGGTGCAATTAAATTGTCGAATGACAAAATACTAGGTGGCTGGGCCAAAATATATAGGAAAGATAGAGAGAGACCAGTAAGCGTGAAAATCGCCTTTCAAGAGTTTTCTAAAGGTCAATCTACTTGGAATACTATGCCACTCAATATGATTCGAAAAACAGCCATAGTTAACGCTATGAGAGAAGCTTTTCCGGATAATCTAGGAGCTATGTATACGGAAGAAGAAGCACAACAAGATGGAATAAAGACAGCTGAACCTATCGATGACGTTCAAAAAGAAATTGATGACAATGCAAATCAACAAATCATTGATTTTTCTGATCAGACAACTAGTACTGATAATCAACAAACTATTAGAAAATCAGCTGAACCTGTTTCTGAAGTTATTGAAGAGCAAGGGGCTATGTTTGAAAACCTTGAAGACGTTATGCCGGACTTTTAA
- a CDS encoding MBL fold metallo-hydrolase: MKIKVYGSSSSGNSYMISDGESSLMLEAGINLKRMRDVEWQSVVGCLITHEHGDHSKHAQALLKQTGVDVYTSKGTQEVLNLPNHRVKPLTALQQQKIGEWTILPFDVQHDVNEPLGFFIQTPSNKKILFATDTYYIKYKFPGITHMMIECNYSVDILNENVRNETVGAFLKRRVIKSHFELENVKTFIKSNDVSLLEETWLLHLSDNNSDERRFKKEIQALTGTPVYVARGV; encoded by the coding sequence ATGAAAATCAAAGTATACGGATCAAGTAGTTCTGGTAACTCTTATATGATTTCTGATGGAGAGAGTTCTTTAATGCTAGAAGCCGGTATTAATTTAAAGAGAATGCGTGATGTTGAATGGCAGTCGGTTGTTGGCTGCCTTATCACTCATGAACATGGTGACCATTCAAAGCATGCACAGGCTTTGTTGAAACAAACAGGAGTAGACGTTTATACAAGTAAGGGAACGCAAGAGGTTTTAAATTTACCCAACCATAGAGTTAAACCGTTGACTGCATTACAGCAACAGAAGATAGGTGAATGGACTATTTTACCATTTGATGTTCAGCACGATGTAAATGAGCCTTTAGGGTTCTTTATCCAAACACCAAGTAATAAGAAAATCTTGTTCGCTACAGATACGTACTATATCAAATACAAATTCCCTGGTATAACGCACATGATGATCGAATGTAATTATTCGGTAGATATTCTAAATGAAAATGTTCGAAATGAGACCGTTGGAGCGTTTTTAAAACGAAGAGTTATAAAGAGTCACTTTGAACTCGAGAACGTCAAAACGTTCATAAAATCAAATGATGTGAGTCTATTAGAAGAAACATGGCTCTTACATCTATCAGATAATAACTCAGATGAAAGAAGATTTAAAAAGGAGATTCAGGCATTAACTGGTACACCAGTATATGTAGCTAGAGGAGTGTAA
- a CDS encoding Lin1244/Lin1753 domain-containing protein, with translation MARPRKTGIDYFPFDVDFLSDIKIRKILRGCGEGAIGILISVLSNIYRDEGYFILVDDDFYFFIADELGITEEQVAKVISKGVEVELFNKRMFDTYKILTSSGIQKRYMKATEKRKNVELEKTYCIVGDKNISSHVNLVNDVVKVEETELSEEETPVNDNGSTQSIVQDSKGQESKVTTTGGSEDSPSQKFTALRDFETLWLFPNQFQKEDLYDLIDKHGEVLVSASIRLAGSKDVPKNNAINFLKAVLKEWAENNVTNLEQVDAYQLQRDQKNKNQYSTKPTGRTETMPAWADEENKGEEIDEEKQKEFAERLERIRNRGKAKQEG, from the coding sequence ATGGCAAGACCAAGAAAAACGGGCATTGACTATTTCCCTTTTGACGTCGATTTCTTATCTGATATAAAAATCAGAAAGATTCTAAGAGGGTGCGGTGAAGGTGCAATAGGGATATTAATTAGTGTTTTATCCAATATTTACAGAGATGAAGGGTACTTTATCCTAGTTGATGACGACTTTTACTTCTTCATAGCAGATGAATTGGGTATTACAGAAGAGCAGGTCGCTAAAGTGATCAGCAAAGGTGTTGAAGTAGAGCTATTCAATAAGAGAATGTTCGACACGTATAAGATACTAACGTCTTCCGGTATTCAAAAGAGATACATGAAGGCTACTGAAAAAAGGAAGAATGTGGAACTTGAAAAAACGTACTGTATTGTAGGCGATAAAAACATTTCTAGTCACGTTAACTTAGTTAATGACGTAGTAAAGGTGGAAGAAACCGAGTTATCGGAGGAAGAAACCCCGGTTAATGACAACGGAAGTACACAAAGTATAGTACAGGATAGTAAAGGACAGGAAAGTAAAGTAACTACTACAGGTGGTAGCGAAGATTCTCCTTCCCAAAAATTTACGGCTTTAAGAGATTTTGAAACATTGTGGTTATTCCCTAATCAATTCCAGAAAGAAGATCTTTACGATCTGATTGACAAACATGGAGAAGTGTTAGTATCGGCATCTATTCGATTAGCTGGTAGTAAAGACGTTCCTAAGAACAATGCTATTAACTTCTTAAAGGCTGTTCTAAAAGAATGGGCTGAAAACAACGTGACTAATCTGGAGCAAGTAGATGCCTACCAGCTTCAAAGAGATCAGAAGAATAAGAACCAGTATTCTACTAAACCGACAGGTCGAACCGAAACGATGCCTGCATGGGCTGATGAAGAGAACAAGGGTGAAGAAATAGACGAAGAGAAGCAGAAAGAGTTTGCTGAAAGACTAGAAAGAATTAGAAACAGAGGTAAAGCCAAACAGGAGGGATAA